One window of Gloeothece citriformis PCC 7424 genomic DNA carries:
- a CDS encoding bifunctional serine/threonine-protein kinase/ABC transporter substrate-binding protein, producing the protein MLKPGDILNGRYKIIAKIGQGGFGQTYKANDLGQPKHPLCVVKEIIPPLSQNPGVFREIEHRFAREAKSLAKLGEHPQIPQLFDYFQQQGKFYLIQEYIDGHDLSQEIAPGKPTWSEAKILQLLEDVLNILQFVHQQDMIHRDLKPSNLRRRTEDGKIVLLDFGAVKEITSLVIEPEETSMNFTQAIGTPGYMPPEQHSGNPQFNSDLYSLGMISIQALTGVHPRTLPSDPNTGSIIWHYSTADQNLVEVSVGLEQLLNKMVHYHFRERFVSATEALDALHRLSKRPSKPLKLPSYSRQQPTTPVLKKRWVVLGLTAVAVVFGMGQLAFLLRDKTCTDEIGDNLSCGEEILYRGLSSPEKEQGIRAFAKGNYQQAVTWFERAREKLKSDPETLIYLNNARLLASGSPYYTIAVTVPLGNPSDGGDSGREILRGVAQIQTQINQNQAIKGSGLRVVLADDSNNATRAQQLAEKLGNKPDILGIVGHYTSGITRVALPIYEKYRLVLISPTSTAQTLAQDSTVFFRTVPQDQVMAQALAQYLYQTAKLEKVAIFYNPNSNYSSSLRDQFLLSFDGLGGLVVRQFDISQSFFDAQAMINEAAKRGATGLILFPDARESPYSFSNGLNVLRANQNNYQIAGGDSFYTSDILQERKAAENMIVGITWHELSSGSIDFSRTVEEFWGGNISWRTAMAADATQVLTVALEHQSSLGWIKSLEAIFNPKIKRELLLNTLRDPNFKTKGATGEISFKPSGDRAQTVAELVKVVPSSCSPYGYLFIPVEYKNAELAGLKCD; encoded by the coding sequence ATGCTCAAACCTGGGGATATCCTTAATGGTCGTTACAAAATCATCGCCAAAATTGGTCAAGGGGGTTTTGGGCAAACCTATAAAGCTAACGATTTAGGTCAACCCAAACATCCTCTATGTGTTGTTAAAGAAATTATTCCCCCCCTCTCTCAAAATCCGGGTGTGTTTCGAGAGATAGAACATCGTTTTGCTAGAGAAGCTAAATCCTTAGCTAAATTAGGAGAACATCCTCAAATTCCCCAATTATTTGACTATTTTCAGCAACAAGGAAAATTTTATTTAATTCAAGAGTATATAGACGGTCATGATCTTTCTCAAGAAATTGCTCCGGGTAAACCGACTTGGAGTGAGGCTAAAATTCTTCAACTCTTAGAAGATGTTTTAAACATTCTTCAATTTGTCCATCAGCAAGATATGATTCATCGGGATCTTAAACCTTCTAATTTAAGACGACGAACAGAAGACGGAAAAATAGTTTTACTCGATTTTGGGGCAGTTAAAGAAATTACCAGTTTAGTCATAGAACCTGAAGAAACCTCCATGAATTTTACTCAGGCCATTGGAACTCCTGGTTATATGCCCCCAGAACAACACAGTGGCAATCCTCAATTTAACAGCGATCTTTACTCTTTGGGAATGATCTCCATTCAAGCTTTAACGGGAGTTCATCCGCGAACTTTACCCTCTGATCCCAATACAGGTAGCATTATTTGGCATTATTCCACCGCCGATCAAAATTTAGTAGAGGTCAGTGTTGGACTCGAACAGTTGCTTAATAAAATGGTTCATTATCATTTTAGAGAGCGCTTTGTCTCCGCTACAGAAGCTTTAGACGCTTTACATCGACTCTCTAAACGCCCCTCTAAACCCTTAAAACTTCCTAGCTATTCTCGACAACAACCCACAACACCCGTCTTAAAAAAACGTTGGGTAGTCTTAGGATTAACCGCCGTTGCTGTTGTTTTTGGCATGGGACAACTGGCTTTTTTATTAAGAGATAAAACTTGTACTGACGAAATCGGTGATAATCTCAGTTGTGGGGAAGAAATTCTTTATCGAGGTCTTTCCTCACCCGAAAAAGAACAAGGTATAAGGGCTTTTGCTAAAGGCAATTATCAACAAGCCGTTACTTGGTTTGAGAGAGCCAGAGAAAAACTCAAAAGCGATCCTGAAACTTTAATTTATCTTAATAATGCTCGACTCCTAGCCAGTGGTTCTCCGTACTATACAATAGCGGTTACTGTTCCTTTAGGAAATCCCTCCGATGGAGGAGATTCAGGGCGAGAAATTTTGCGGGGTGTGGCTCAAATTCAAACTCAAATTAATCAAAATCAAGCTATTAAAGGGTCAGGATTAAGAGTGGTGTTGGCTGATGATTCTAATAATGCTACTCGCGCTCAACAATTAGCCGAAAAATTAGGCAATAAACCAGACATTTTAGGGATCGTTGGTCATTATACCAGTGGGATTACTCGTGTCGCTTTACCTATTTATGAAAAATATCGTCTGGTTTTAATTTCTCCTACCAGTACAGCCCAAACTTTAGCCCAAGATAGCACCGTTTTTTTTCGGACTGTTCCCCAAGATCAAGTAATGGCTCAAGCTTTAGCTCAATATCTCTATCAAACTGCAAAACTAGAAAAAGTTGCTATTTTTTATAATCCTAATAGTAATTATAGTAGTTCTTTACGAGATCAATTTTTGCTCAGTTTTGATGGATTAGGGGGATTAGTTGTCAGACAATTTGATATCTCTCAATCATTTTTTGATGCTCAGGCGATGATTAATGAAGCCGCAAAACGAGGCGCAACCGGATTAATTTTATTTCCCGATGCTAGAGAAAGTCCCTATAGTTTTTCTAATGGATTAAATGTACTTAGAGCTAATCAAAATAATTATCAAATAGCCGGAGGAGATAGTTTTTATACTTCCGATATCTTACAAGAAAGAAAGGCAGCAGAAAATATGATTGTAGGTATTACTTGGCATGAGTTAAGCAGTGGAAGTATAGATTTTTCTCGAACGGTTGAGGAGTTTTGGGGAGGTAATATAAGCTGGCGTACAGCGATGGCCGCTGATGCGACTCAAGTCTTAACTGTCGCCTTAGAACATCAATCTTCCCTCGGTTGGATTAAATCTTTAGAGGCTATATTTAATCCTAAAATTAAACGAGAATTGCTCCTCAATACTTTAAGAGATCCTAATTTTAAAACTAAAGGAGCAACCGGAGAAATTAGTTTTAAACCCAGTGGCGATCGCGCTCAAACTGTAGCCGAATTAGTTAAGGTTGTCCCGTCTAGTTGCTCTCCTTATGGCTATTTATTTATTCCGGTTGAATATAAAAATGCTGAATTAGCTGGGTTAAAATGTGATTGA
- the mtnA gene encoding S-methyl-5-thioribose-1-phosphate isomerase has product MNPLTSQIYPVIWEQDKVLLIDQTRLPNEYSIVEITRSSDMARAIKTMIVRGAPAIGVAAAYGMYLGAKEIETDKREEFLKKLEEVAQLLKQTRPTAVNLFWAISRMLKTAYETIGTVAEIKTILLKTAQKIQQEDLQTCQAIGENGLSVLPTEPDQLRILTHCNTGGLATAGYGTALGVIRSAWQSGRLLRVYADETRPRLQGAKLTAWECVQDKIPVTVISDGMAAHCMKQKMIDAVIVGADRIAANGDTANKIGTYSLAVVSKMHNVPFFVAAPLSTIDFDLPNGELIPIEERDPIEIYKVGNTIICPEGADFYNPAFDVTPAELITAIITEKGAVKPHELSLVISH; this is encoded by the coding sequence ATGAACCCTCTCACCAGTCAGATCTATCCCGTTATTTGGGAGCAAGATAAAGTCTTATTGATCGATCAAACCCGCTTACCCAACGAATACAGTATCGTAGAAATTACTCGTTCCTCAGACATGGCAAGGGCGATAAAAACCATGATAGTCCGAGGAGCGCCCGCTATTGGAGTCGCCGCAGCTTACGGGATGTATTTAGGTGCAAAAGAAATAGAAACCGATAAGCGAGAAGAATTCTTAAAAAAATTAGAAGAAGTCGCCCAACTTTTAAAACAAACTCGCCCCACCGCAGTGAATCTATTTTGGGCAATTTCGAGAATGTTAAAAACTGCTTATGAAACTATTGGAACAGTAGCAGAAATTAAAACCATATTACTTAAAACCGCCCAAAAAATTCAACAAGAAGACTTACAAACTTGTCAAGCGATCGGAGAAAATGGATTATCTGTTTTACCCACTGAACCCGATCAATTACGGATTCTAACTCACTGTAATACGGGGGGGTTAGCCACTGCCGGTTATGGGACAGCATTAGGGGTAATTCGTTCTGCTTGGCAGTCTGGACGACTTTTAAGAGTGTATGCCGATGAAACCCGTCCCCGTCTCCAAGGGGCAAAATTAACCGCCTGGGAATGCGTACAAGATAAAATACCCGTCACAGTAATTTCTGATGGAATGGCCGCCCATTGTATGAAACAAAAAATGATTGACGCGGTTATTGTCGGGGCGGATAGAATTGCGGCTAATGGAGATACAGCTAATAAAATAGGGACTTATTCTTTAGCAGTGGTTTCTAAAATGCACAACGTTCCTTTTTTTGTTGCTGCACCTCTTTCTACGATAGATTTTGACTTACCTAATGGAGAACTTATCCCCATTGAAGAACGAGATCCGATAGAAATTTATAAAGTAGGAAATACGATTATTTGTCCTGAAGGGGCTGATTTTTATAACCCTGCTTTTGATGTGACTCCCGCCGAGTTAATTACTGCTATTATTACCGAAAAAGGGGCAGTAAAACCCCATGAATTATCATTAGTTATTAGTCATTAG
- a CDS encoding NAD(P)/FAD-dependent oxidoreductase — translation MKQFDVVVVGAGPGGGHCARLLAKLGYQVLLVEQHESFEENIFSSAATPLETLDLFNLPLDVVASFWHKLEIVTTKIHRSWESPKTLGAVFDFAKLRAFLAQDAQIHGAEVWLGHRYLNYTQEGETYLISLKPKKLDPITVKSKILVDATGFSRAVIYPNKKEKPPFLKGTGIEYLIEVEPSLYEKYAHSLLFFLGYKWSPKGYSWIFPMEKNQFKVGSAWLDDPHKIIQDVKPLKYYLQQIITDYLKLDKYKLLDVHGSILEYSIGLNDIYYREPTIIAIGDAVSTVNFLGGEGIRHAMKGSEIAVNYIGEYLETQKTDFLKYEQEMKTYFAPKWNRSEQISRRVYLEYSDQKIDRGVAYLKYLNLSDLIDILFDYKFEKFTKGLKGYLILKINQIIQKLNPFLKSQFKEKPKNYQ, via the coding sequence ATGAAGCAGTTTGATGTGGTGGTTGTAGGGGCTGGCCCTGGCGGGGGTCACTGTGCTAGATTATTAGCTAAATTAGGATATCAGGTTTTATTGGTAGAGCAACATGAAAGCTTTGAGGAAAATATTTTTTCCAGTGCGGCGACTCCTCTAGAAACTTTAGACTTATTTAATTTACCCCTAGATGTTGTTGCTAGTTTTTGGCACAAACTAGAAATAGTTACGACTAAAATTCATCGAAGTTGGGAAAGTCCTAAAACCCTAGGGGCGGTTTTTGATTTTGCTAAACTCAGAGCATTTTTAGCCCAAGATGCCCAAATTCATGGGGCAGAAGTTTGGTTAGGACATCGTTATCTCAATTATACTCAAGAAGGGGAAACCTATTTAATTTCTCTTAAGCCTAAAAAATTAGACCCCATTACGGTTAAAAGTAAAATTTTAGTCGATGCTACTGGGTTTTCTAGAGCCGTTATTTACCCCAATAAAAAAGAAAAACCTCCATTTTTAAAAGGGACAGGCATAGAATATTTAATCGAAGTTGAACCTAGTCTTTATGAAAAGTATGCTCATTCCCTCCTATTTTTTTTAGGGTATAAATGGAGTCCTAAAGGCTATTCCTGGATTTTTCCAATGGAAAAAAATCAGTTTAAAGTCGGCTCGGCGTGGTTAGATGATCCTCATAAAATTATTCAAGATGTTAAGCCTCTTAAATATTATCTTCAACAAATTATTACCGATTATTTAAAGTTAGACAAGTATAAGTTATTAGATGTTCATGGTTCAATTCTGGAATATTCCATCGGATTAAATGATATTTACTATCGAGAACCGACTATAATTGCCATTGGAGATGCAGTCTCTACCGTAAATTTTTTAGGTGGGGAAGGTATTCGACACGCTATGAAAGGCTCAGAAATAGCGGTTAACTATATTGGAGAATACTTAGAAACTCAAAAAACTGACTTTTTAAAGTATGAACAAGAGATGAAAACTTATTTTGCTCCGAAATGGAATAGATCAGAACAAATTAGTCGGCGCGTTTATTTAGAATATAGTGATCAAAAAATAGATCGAGGAGTAGCTTACCTCAAATATTTAAACTTATCAGATTTGATAGATATTCTATTTGACTATAAATTTGAGAAATTTACCAAAGGATTAAAAGGATATTTAATCTTAAAAATAAATCAAATTATCCAAAAACTTAACCCTTTTTTGAAAAGCCAATTTAAAGAGAAACCCAAAAATTATCAATAA
- the bioD gene encoding dethiobiotin synthase: MAALLITATDTEVGKTVLTTSLTAYWQTYRGKKGLGLMKLLQTGVGDQERYHQLFGADSSIEIKVPLWFKTPVAPPVAAAAEGKTIDLKRVWQEFCALQQRQSFVLLEALGGLGSPVTEELTVADIAGQWRLETVLVVPVKLGAIAQAVANVALARQHQIKLKGIILNCSQPISEEQLKDWTPINLIQSLTSTPVLGILPYISDLNDLEKLTQAASTLDLEKLLPL, encoded by the coding sequence ATGGCAGCACTTTTAATAACGGCAACGGATACTGAAGTCGGAAAAACGGTCTTGACTACTTCTTTAACTGCTTACTGGCAGACTTACAGGGGAAAAAAAGGGTTAGGATTGATGAAATTATTACAAACAGGGGTAGGGGATCAAGAACGTTATCATCAGTTATTTGGTGCTGATTCTTCTATTGAGATAAAAGTTCCCTTATGGTTTAAAACTCCTGTTGCTCCTCCGGTTGCCGCCGCCGCCGAAGGAAAAACCATCGACTTAAAGCGAGTTTGGCAAGAGTTTTGTGCTTTACAACAACGACAAAGTTTCGTGTTACTGGAGGCTTTAGGAGGGTTAGGATCGCCGGTTACTGAGGAACTTACGGTTGCGGATATTGCGGGGCAATGGCGGTTAGAGACGGTGTTGGTTGTCCCCGTCAAATTAGGGGCGATCGCTCAAGCGGTGGCTAATGTGGCACTTGCCCGTCAGCATCAAATTAAGCTTAAAGGAATTATTCTCAATTGTTCTCAACCTATCTCAGAAGAACAATTAAAAGACTGGACTCCGATTAATTTAATTCAATCTTTAACTTCTACTCCTGTGTTAGGTATTTTACCGTATATTAGTGATTTAAATGACTTAGAAAAGTTAACTCAGGCAGCCTCAACTTTAGATTTAGAAAAGCTTTTGCCCTTGTGA
- a CDS encoding ribose-phosphate pyrophosphokinase — translation MSYSATLTLQPIVQSLSESNRLRLFSGSANVPLAQEVARYLGMDVGPMIRKQFADGEIYVQIQESIRGCDVYLIQPCCNPVNANLMELLIMIDACRRASARQITAVIPYYCYARADRKTAGRESIAAKLVANLITEAGANRVLAMDLHSAQIQGYFDIPFDHVYGSPVIIDYLLSKELPDLVVVSPDVGGVARARAFAKKLNDAPLAIIDKRRQTHNVAEVMNLIGDVKGKTAVLVDDMIDTAGTITEGAKLLREKGARQIYACATHAVFSGPAVSRLSSGSIQEVIVTNTIPVLEDKHFEQLTVLTVANVLGEAIWRIHEDSSVSSMFR, via the coding sequence GTGAGCTATTCTGCTACGTTAACACTCCAACCGATAGTTCAATCCCTATCGGAAAGTAACCGTCTTCGTCTATTTTCTGGCTCTGCGAATGTTCCCTTAGCCCAAGAAGTTGCCCGTTATTTGGGCATGGACGTAGGGCCGATGATTCGCAAGCAATTCGCAGATGGAGAGATTTACGTCCAAATCCAAGAATCTATCCGAGGTTGTGATGTCTATCTGATTCAGCCTTGTTGTAATCCAGTTAATGCTAATCTGATGGAATTGCTGATTATGATTGATGCTTGTCGCCGGGCATCAGCACGGCAAATTACAGCAGTAATTCCCTACTATTGTTATGCTAGGGCCGATCGCAAAACGGCGGGGCGGGAATCCATCGCCGCTAAATTAGTCGCCAATTTAATCACTGAAGCGGGCGCTAATCGAGTTTTAGCAATGGATTTGCACTCGGCGCAAATTCAGGGTTACTTTGATATTCCCTTTGATCACGTTTATGGCTCTCCGGTTATTATTGATTATTTACTCAGTAAAGAATTGCCCGATTTAGTCGTTGTTTCTCCTGATGTGGGAGGGGTAGCCAGAGCTAGAGCCTTTGCGAAAAAGCTCAATGATGCTCCTTTAGCCATTATTGATAAGCGGCGACAAACCCATAATGTGGCTGAAGTCATGAATTTAATTGGGGATGTCAAAGGTAAAACCGCCGTATTAGTCGATGACATGATTGATACAGCCGGAACCATTACTGAAGGCGCTAAACTTTTGCGGGAAAAAGGGGCAAGACAAATTTATGCTTGTGCTACTCATGCGGTTTTTAGCGGGCCTGCTGTTTCTCGGTTATCGAGTGGGAGTATCCAAGAAGTCATTGTCACTAATACCATTCCTGTCTTAGAGGATAAGCACTTTGAACAATTAACCGTGCTGACAGTCGCTAATGTTTTAGGTGAGGCAATTTGGCGAATTCACGAAGACAGTTCAGTCAGTAGTATGTTTCGCTAA
- the lepB gene encoding signal peptidase I, which translates to MTRSLKHKQQPPSNARQENIWLELTKTVIYAGILALGIRTFVAEARYIPSSSMEPTLQINDRLIIEKISYHLREPKRGDIIVFSPTEALIQQNFKDAFIKRVIGLPGETVEVKGGRVYINGEALSENYIADQPDYDYGPVTVPPEQYLVLGDNRNNSYDSHYWGFVPKDNIIGRAALRFWPFDRVGTIGDEASTNIPPMEQPQSFLAYPYKRFV; encoded by the coding sequence ATGACTCGTAGTCTTAAGCACAAACAACAGCCTCCCTCCAATGCTCGTCAAGAAAACATTTGGTTAGAGTTAACCAAAACCGTGATTTATGCTGGAATTCTCGCTTTAGGAATTCGGACTTTTGTCGCCGAGGCGCGTTATATTCCCTCGTCTTCGATGGAACCGACGCTACAAATTAACGATCGCCTAATTATCGAAAAGATCAGTTATCATCTCAGAGAACCTAAACGAGGGGATATTATTGTTTTTTCTCCCACAGAAGCTTTAATTCAACAAAATTTTAAAGATGCTTTTATCAAACGAGTGATCGGATTACCTGGAGAAACCGTAGAAGTTAAGGGAGGACGAGTTTATATTAATGGTGAGGCTTTATCAGAAAATTATATCGCTGACCAGCCTGATTATGATTATGGGCCAGTAACCGTGCCCCCAGAACAATATTTAGTCCTGGGGGATAATCGTAATAATAGTTATGATTCTCATTATTGGGGGTTTGTCCCGAAAGACAATATCATTGGCCGGGCGGCACTGCGATTTTGGCCGTTTGATCGAGTAGGAACAATTGGAGATGAAGCCTCGACCAATATCCCACCGATGGAACAACCCCAGTCATTCTTAGCCTATCCCTATAAAAGATTCGTTTAA
- a CDS encoding dihydroorotase produces the protein MPNEPLLIRQARILQPSGEFLLGDVLIRNGKIVEVASQILDRDTINIIDATGLTLLPGVIDPQVHFREPGLEHKEDLFTASCACAKGGVTSFLEMPNTKPLTTTQSTLNDKLQRAKNKSLVNYGFFIGATPENLPDLIEANPTCGIKIFMGSSHGALLVPVEEQLDPIFARGRRLIAVHAEDQARIIERRKLFAGIHDPAIHSQIQDEQVALNATKLALKLSKKYERRLHILHLSTGIEAELLREDKPSWVTAEVTPQHLLLNTDAYDKIGTLAQMNPPLRSPENNQILWQALLDGVIDFIATDHAPHTLEEKAQQYPNSPSGMPGVETSLPLMLTEAMKGKCTVAQVSTWMSSAVAKAYKIPNKGLITAGYDADLVLVDLNTYHPVIREELQTKCGWSPFEGWNLTGWPVITIVNGEIVYQRGQLYLEKRGKALTFEE, from the coding sequence ATGCCTAATGAACCTTTACTAATCCGCCAAGCTCGAATCCTCCAACCTAGCGGGGAGTTTCTTTTAGGAGATGTTTTGATCCGTAATGGCAAAATCGTAGAAGTCGCCTCACAAATACTCGATAGAGATACTATTAATATCATAGACGCAACTGGATTAACTTTGTTGCCTGGGGTCATTGATCCTCAAGTTCATTTTCGAGAACCGGGTTTAGAGCATAAAGAAGACTTGTTTACGGCGAGTTGCGCTTGTGCCAAGGGAGGAGTAACATCCTTTTTAGAAATGCCCAATACTAAACCGTTGACCACTACTCAATCTACTTTAAATGATAAACTCCAACGGGCCAAAAATAAGTCTTTAGTTAATTATGGCTTTTTTATCGGCGCAACGCCAGAAAATTTACCAGATTTAATTGAAGCTAACCCGACTTGTGGGATTAAAATTTTTATGGGATCATCTCATGGAGCGTTATTAGTCCCCGTAGAGGAACAATTAGACCCTATTTTTGCGCGAGGTCGTCGTTTAATTGCGGTTCATGCCGAGGATCAAGCTAGAATTATAGAGCGCCGTAAACTCTTTGCCGGTATTCATGATCCGGCCATTCATTCTCAGATTCAAGATGAACAAGTTGCCCTCAATGCGACAAAATTAGCCCTAAAACTCTCCAAAAAATATGAGCGCCGTCTTCATATTCTTCATTTATCAACGGGAATAGAAGCGGAATTATTACGAGAAGATAAACCGAGTTGGGTGACAGCAGAAGTTACCCCCCAACATCTTTTATTAAATACAGATGCCTATGACAAAATCGGCACATTAGCTCAAATGAATCCTCCCCTAAGATCGCCGGAAAATAATCAAATTCTTTGGCAAGCTTTACTTGATGGAGTCATAGACTTTATTGCTACCGATCACGCTCCCCATACATTAGAAGAAAAAGCTCAACAATACCCTAATTCCCCTTCTGGAATGCCTGGGGTAGAAACCTCTCTTCCTCTGATGTTAACTGAAGCGATGAAGGGAAAATGTACAGTTGCTCAAGTGTCCACTTGGATGTCTAGCGCTGTAGCCAAAGCCTATAAAATACCTAACAAAGGATTAATTACTGCCGGATATGATGCGGATTTAGTTCTCGTTGATTTAAATACTTATCACCCGGTTATCCGGGAAGAGTTACAAACTAAATGTGGCTGGAGTCCTTTTGAAGGGTGGAATCTGACGGGATGGCCAGTTATTACGATCGTCAACGGGGAAATTGTTTATCAACGAGGACAACTTTATCTCGAAAAAAGAGGGAAAGCGTTAACATTTGAAGAATAA
- a CDS encoding gamma-glutamylcyclotransferase family protein, with product MNEGNYIWNFAYGSNMHPLKRLQRGEIKASETLPGVLDNWCLVFDLPGLKLLEPAMASISPQLGHQVHGVLLRLEPEEFEKLIRSEGGSEYYELIPCEVRTYDHQIIQALAFKTRPDKVTLHPLIPSKRYMTLIRQGAKLSQLDPQYCQWLDGLPHREASYLVSLLGSLLIEFLLFCNHRGWLKLSRTYMKLLRWCEAQLPLLVSTIAQGVLLLPALLMGIILRLLGRIGIQTQHLL from the coding sequence ATGAACGAGGGGAATTACATTTGGAATTTTGCTTATGGAAGCAATATGCACCCTCTCAAACGACTTCAACGAGGTGAAATTAAAGCTTCCGAAACCTTACCCGGCGTTTTAGACAACTGGTGTTTAGTGTTTGATTTACCGGGATTAAAACTCCTAGAACCGGCGATGGCGAGTATTTCTCCTCAACTAGGCCATCAAGTTCATGGAGTTTTGTTACGATTAGAGCCAGAAGAATTTGAGAAATTAATCCGTTCTGAAGGGGGAAGCGAGTATTATGAATTGATCCCCTGTGAAGTTCGCACTTACGATCATCAAATTATTCAAGCTTTAGCCTTCAAAACTCGCCCCGATAAAGTTACCCTTCATCCCCTGATCCCGTCAAAACGCTACATGACTCTCATTCGCCAAGGAGCAAAACTGAGTCAATTAGATCCCCAATATTGTCAATGGTTAGATGGTTTACCCCATCGAGAAGCGTCTTATTTAGTCAGTTTATTAGGATCGCTATTAATCGAATTTTTATTATTTTGTAATCATCGAGGTTGGTTAAAACTATCCCGTACTTACATGAAATTACTGCGGTGGTGTGAAGCACAACTTCCCCTATTAGTCAGTACGATCGCTCAAGGAGTTTTACTACTTCCGGCGCTTTTAATGGGAATTATTCTACGTCTGTTAGGCAGGATAGGCATACAGACTCAACACCTGCTTTGA